The nucleotide sequence TCTCCTCTAGCTCTCATGCGATCCTTCATTCCTTggttatgtaaaaaaattttatttacaaattgcaacttaaccaacaaaaaatacatttcaaacaaacaattaaagTTTCCAAAATAAGGAACTACTCTAAATTTAGACAACTCCGGCCGTTACTAGTTCTGTTGTCATCCCATAACCTTACGACATTTCCATTAATCACCGTTAAATCCACGTAACGATACCAACTGTCATCACCATTTCTCATCCTCACCACTCCTTCCCATTTCCCCCACCATTCTCCGCCACAATCACCCAAACCTCCTCCGTAGTCACCGGTAACGGCCGTTAACTCTCCGTCGATACACCTCCCACCGTCACTGTCAACGTCTACTTCGTAATACATCGTCAGCTTCTTCCCCTTCGTCACTCCGTCATCGCACGTTAACGGCTCGGTTTTCGTAATCGTTTCTTTCACTTGAGCAACCGTTTCTTTAACCGTAGCGGTTATTGATTGCGGCGTTTTCGTAACCGTTTCTTTCACTCGAGCCACCGTTTCTTTAACCGGACCGGTTCTTGATTCCTCTAACAAGACACATGCATGGCCGTCTCCGTCTCCGATGGTGGTGACTCTGATCCTCCAGAAGCTGACGGCGGCAGTAACTACAGCGATCCATGTCCAGACGTTGTTGACGGCGGCGAAAACACCGAAGCTAGCGTATTGAAACGCCAAGGCCTCTAACGGAGATTCCAAGGTCGCCATCTTAATTATcctttttatatcttttttgcCGTTTGGAATCcgaaaataagcaaaatatgAGAATGGTTCCAAGCGGTTATATAAAGGAGAGGggatgagagagatgagagatggGCCGTTGGATGAAGAGCAAGTTGAGTTAGGAAAGGTAAGCCGTTGGATATGATGTTAATGTGCAAGTGGAAGTATGAATATTTTTGGTAGATGCTGAGAATCGAGAGCGGAAGATGCCTTTTGTGTGCAAGGAAGATGCGAATAGCCCAATGAGTTATTCCCCACCCCtcgaaaatttaataatattagaaaacaaagaattgtATAACAAACCTAAACAACACTTTCAATACGACtctctttattttgttgttgttgtgtgctTATGATTGTGTGCATGACCGATGCAACATTACTAGGTGGAGGATGTTCCGTGTTCGTCCATCactaaaattactatttttaaaatatatatcttcaaTATTGGTATTTCAGAGAGTGAAATATTTGGTTCACAATAGCTTAGAGTACCTCCATCAGGACGATGGGTATGCTCTTATTGGGTAAACGttggcatttttttttattttttttaataattagaaataCAATGAGTCAATGTCAAATTACACTCTCTTCCATTTAGACACTAACTATCATCTTTATTTAACgggaaaattcccaaaaaaaacaccaactatttaatatttaccagaaaaaaacatgaacttttttcgTTGTTAGAAAAATACGCAgactattttttagttgataaaaaatacacgaactatttattttttccagtTTTTCCTCTTCTCCGTTTCGACCGTTAACGGTATTGTAACGGTGTTactattattgaaaaaaattccaaaaaaaacacaaactatttatttgttgccagaaaaatacattaacttttttttctttgcctgaAAAATACATAGTTTTCCATTTCTTATTTTCCATTAACAATGTTAGAGATCATTAACTTATAACTTTCTCTGCTCTCTTGAACTTCATTCAAATTTTCACTACTGTATAGAATAactaaaataagaataaaaatacataattagatTAATCGATTTATAAATTCCTGATTAgtgttgtttttggatttatactgactttacaaattttgaaaattcatcAACATTTCTCTAAAATTTTATGAGATCTCCACCTTTGTAGACCTTTGTatacatttcaaaaaatatgCATCTCTTTAGTTTAGTACCTTTTATGATGCTTATAGCCAGTGTAAATCATCAAATGGGCTGGTGTACGCAAACTTGATCGAGATCGTAGATTATAGCCATTTTGTGGGACATCAACTCTTGTAACCTAACCAGATTCACCATTTATTTAtgcaaaaataatactaattgagaaatttggaaatcgattaatctaattgtgtatttttgtttttgaatttagttatcataaatagtagtgaaaacttgtatgaagttcaagagagcagagaaagttatgagttatgatctctaacattgttaatggaaaaataagaaatgaaaaattatgtatttttcaggcaaagaaaaaaagttcatgtattgTTCTGGcaacaaataaatagtttgtgtttttttctggaattgttttcaaaatagtAACGCCGTTACAATACCGTTAACGGTCGTAACGGAGACGAGgagaaactggaaaaaaataatagttcgtgtattttttatcaactaaaaaatagtcTGCGTATTTTTTTGGCAACGaaaaaagtttatgtttttttctggcaaatattaaatagttggtgttttttttgggaattttccctTTATTTAACCACCACactcttttaaatttaatttctatatcatcatcatcatcatcattgatatatcatggtttttaggtgtttttagccatgatataagttttgtttatagagtctttttggtatttttagagtcttttgagtcttttataggatttaacatggatgagagcataatggagctaaataggaggatttggagcacattcaagcattgaggctgagctacgaagttgggagacaTGTTCAGaagagtgcatcgatcgacacatcatatgcatcgatcgatgctaggccaAAGACAAAATCGGAAgattttcccacaagttttgaagatttacaaagctgacccaaagtttttcatatttgcatcattagtccctggacgtttttaggaatataaataggatttttgggtcatgtttagacctaagctttatttttccctgcaacttttgagagcaaaaccctgagagatttttagagagtttttggagagaagaatcaagactccttcagagaagattcagaactccttttcttcttcctttaatctcttaatgctatctattttattcatgacttgtgttcttacaattatgtctgagtagatctgcttgttaggtttagggtttctcattagggatttcatggattattagatctgttaatttaggattcattatctttcttgttcttcaccataggttgttcttaatgctagatctttgattagtcatctggatttagatcttaggattattgattgatatgagaatataattgattttcctgacaaaaacctttggtgagcaaaattactttttgcaaagagatttgaattagtgattttgtgaacttatctaaacttgattttattgctggtttttaacttgaattttgcaaagagatttggattttctggttttaaaacttagataatatttgcagtgagaactgatttattttataattgtgtttagagttcaagaacggtgcttaaatgttgaatcctgcttgtttaattaattgatctgattttacatgatttcctgagaatttccctaggcctagcgtttaatccttctgaatttacatctcttttattttctgtttttgtattgctatttaaattacaattttggtttagtataagtaaaagaatattaaatctattgtgtgatttATAGTGCTTGTGGAtacgatccctaagtactacaactgatctcttaatttgagagagtagctcagggttaaatttgagcatatcaaattttggcgccgttttcggagactcttttgattcaccattagattaaagtctttgattttgtctacatttttctttttctgttttactcacacgcttttgtttcttttatcttgtgtgtttcaggtacatacctaagcctagcaccaggaaaaatcctactggtccagttgttaagcttacaaaccaagagttaggacaactagagcgtgagaacacaaaagcagccaaatcaacaaagatggtcaacccaatcatattgagaccagatgcggctggagttttgagggatcaagagggtcatgtgtGCAACGAACtaggccaaaaacttgatgctgaaggacaGGTTATTCAAGAAGAAGTCGTTGTGGCCGATGGGAATGCAgatggcgtcgatcgacgcaacgatggcatcgatcgacgcaatcaggaaggcatcgatcgacacaatactggtgtcgatcgatgcaatgccagaGCCGATGCAGAGAATGTTCAGAGGCAacgggacaacaatggagaacttgtcaagactcttgcggacttcaacaggccagacttattctatgagaaccgTTCCGCAATTGTCgctcctccattcccaaggaatgattttgagctgaagcctgcatactttgctcttgttggacatAGACCATTCCAGAACTTGCCACATGAGGAGCCTCTAGACCACATAAAGCACTTTGAGGACATAGttacaagcatcaaggctaatggagttactgaggactatctctactgcaagtttttcccattctctcttgCTGGgaaagcttctcattggctaaggcagctgaaaccaggatctctgacaacctggcatgacatcaatgtggcattcttgaactacttctatgatgatgccatgtctgatgagctgaggattaagctctccacctttagacaaggaccaacTGAATCTGGTAAGATTCAAAGCATATCAGAGAGattgtccgcatcatgggttttcagaggtgcagttgattagtatcttcttcagtggtattgattggaggtatcagatggctttggatgcagctagtgatgggaacttcaagacaaggtacccagatgatGCTGAGAAATTGAtagaaaggctagcatcaagcaacaataccaagaatgcagacttagagcgaaaaagagcacatgaaggcaatggttcaaatcagtttgctacagtgaatgctaagttggatacagtgcataaccttcttgtgggaaagaagtctgtccattttgctgaagatgttgagatttttgagccaaagccagagactagagaagaagatgtcaactatgtgtatggagctgggtattaaaatcagagatttggtcagaagaattctTTCTCAGGAAATCCAAACAGCAATTTCACAAGGAACtatggatcttcttcttaccaacccctccctccacccaattcagagagcaagatggaatcaatgattggacagattttggaaggtcaacagaagttaacagtggacttcaatgggaagattgattctgtatacactgagctgactgggaagtttgatgctCTAAATACTCATGTCAAGAAGttggagaatcaagtgattcagactgctgggtctgttaaaagacaagaggaacttctttctagaagaactgagaaccctaagcatgcttgtaatgcgattTTAGTGAAGGAAGGAGACGAAGATACGTCACTTGatccagcatcgaccgatgcagctgCTAACCATCAATCGACGCAACCCTCGGTGGTCGTGGAAGGGTTGACTTTGCGAGACATCATCGACCAATGTAActctagcatcgaccgatgcaacgtcGAGACCGAGAAGGGAGTTACGAAAGCTCCGATTCCAGTTGCTGAGAGAgtgtacaagcctaaggttccttttcctaagcctaggagatCTAAActagagattgaagaagctaaatgcaaggctatgatggacaaggtgatgatagagatgcctttgattgatgctgttAAGTTTTCTCCTGTGATTAAGCggtatgtcaagagaatggtcacaaatggtttgagtcctgaggaaggagcacttcttacaaaggatgtcagctcaataCTGTTGAAACAGCCTCCACAGAGGANtcttatacaccaccttgggtGAAGAGGACATCCTCTCAgaagcattcattgccatgttccgatccaccggatgcctgagatccgacatagtcaagctaatgactgaaaacaagcgcttagtNttgctctatctccacaggaaggttttctcactcactttgtgatcttggctctagtattaacttgatgccacattctgttgctgtgagacttgggatgacagatttcaagccaactcagatctCTCTTATTTTAGCTGATCGGTCCAGAAGGAtacctgaaggtgtcttagaggatattccaatcaagatcggagattgcatgattcccactgactttgtggtgctggaataTGACAAAGAACCAAGTGATCCTCTCATTttaggacgctctttcttggctacagctggtgctatcatagatgtgaagaagggacacatatctctgaatgtggatgatttggtcatgaactttgagatggacaagctgagaagggttcccactattgatggtcagacattttttGTGGAGGTGGTTTCTGATGATAATCCAATCATAGAGCTTCATGAAGACATTACTgttgggtatgtcaaagagtttGAGACTGTTGAGAAAGTGAGCAAGCAAGTTGTTAAGCGTGAAGATTGGAGaggagatcatctaatcagtactagagatcatgatgaggttctgatccatgacaagtcgctggtagatgatgtttttataatggaaacacggattgctgaggaaagctgcagaatcgttgaagaaacacgagttgcaggCCAAGCATCGATCGANTTTTATTTTattcgccaatctcttacttgatagcactgggacagtgttgtttaagtctgggggaggcagttactaactacgtttttNctgcaagtcctagaccagttgtaaaACTGAAATCTCATCATTCCACAGCCAAGAAACCagaggtaaggccaaggtatgcatctccttctcccaaaccttctccattcatcaataagaatttgaaaggtacaaaaactgttgtgcagttaaccaagccacgagattatcgtagtgcgcttgtttcttctgttgatgattttgcaggacttaaaagaaagccacccatacctaagtcccgccctggtcctgttcctcacatccttggcagacctcatgcacctaaatcttatacaccaccttgggtGAAGAGGACATCCTCTCAgaagcattcattgccatgttccgatccaccggatgcctgagatccgacatagtcaagctaatgactgaaaacaagcgcttagtgggaggcaacccactggtaggtttttctttttcatttttcttttgattttcatttatttttattttattcgccaatctcttacttgatagcactggggacagtgttgtttaagtctgggggaggcagttactaactacgtttttgtttttgagagtcagtcgaaaaaaaaatggttttattgagtcaaaattttgttgggaactatgacttttctttttagtgtactgccttggttgattaatgctgcagattgaatccacaaatccgactaatgaaaaatccaatggctgaccagtgaaccagagacatccgaatttccaacagaatccataaaaacTTGAGGTAATTTATGTACTTTTATTTTCAACTCATCAAGGAGATttatgttcatagagcttgactccttgttcatacctgacaagtaaggctacaaaagaaaatggtactcctctcctttatttcaagttaaaaaaaattctgagagctttgttaaaaaaaaaaagaaaaaaagatgagatgatttagattagtttagagaggtaggtacaTTACCtatgacctcattattctactcttgagtcaaattatcacacaaagcttggaagcaagGGCTAGGTAAATTACTGATGActccattattcgcctacaactttgacaaaaaaaaagacaaagcaaagctcaaaggaagattaaatagaataagtctgggggataGAATGAGTATCACATGTGTAAAAGatatgtcttgcttgttatggtattgtacgggaatgagtctagaaggttcttgacattgattaaattgatgagacccaccgatgaaggcttaatggaggaagtagtggaatttggtttgaatttgggatgctatgaatgtcaacggagaagtacatggtggttccaTTTGGATTTATAAGCTAAGCATGTGGATtaaggtttggatgatcatggcattactttaaaaagaaaatgagttcctgcgttttcaaacctctttcacagggctaagtttatgttttgcttgagggcaagcaaaggtagtctgggggagttgatatatcatagttttaggtgtttttagccatgatataagtcttgtttatagagtctttttggtatttttagagtcttttgagtcttttataggatttaacatggatgtgagcataatggagctaaataggaggatttggagcacattcaagcattgaggctgagctacgaagttgggagacaTGTTCAGaagagtgcatcgatcgacacagcatatgcatcgatcgatgctaggccaAAGACGAAATCGGAAaattttcccacaagttttgaagatttacaaagctgccccaaagtttttcatatttgcatcattagtctctGGAcatttttaggaatataaataggatttttgggtcatgtttagacctaagctttatttttccctgcaacttttgagagcaaaaccctgagagatttttagagagtttttggagagaagaatcaagactccttcagagaagattcaaaactccttttcttcttcttttaatctcttaatgctatctattttattcatgatttgtgttcttacaattatgtctgagtagatctgcttgttaggtttagggtttctcattagggatttcatggattattagatctgttaatttaggattcattatcttttatgttcttcaccataggttgttcttaatgctagatttttgattagtcatctggatttagatcttaggattattaattgatatgagaatataattgattttcctgataaaacctttggtgagcaaaatcactttttgcaaagatatttgaattagtgattttgtgaacttatctaaacttgattttattgctggtttttaacttgaattttgcaaagagatttggattttctggttttaaaacttagatagtatttgcagtgagaactgatttattttataattgtgtttagagttcaagaacggtgcttaattgttgaatcctgcttgtttaattaattgatctgattttccatgatttcctgagaatttccctaggcctagcgtttttaattcctgaatttacaacaccttttaattatgtttttgcattgtctttaatttaatatttttgatttagcataactaaaagaataataagtctattgtgtgaatctagagttcttgtgaattcgatccctaaatactacattgacctcttaatttgagagagtagctcagggttaaatttgagcatatcaatcatctatatatttctTCCGCACACATGTTAGGATTTAAGTCTTTAACcaataaatacaaattattcGACCAGGTCTAAAATGTTATAACAGATAATTATATGTAGTCCCATGGAGttgtataaaatattactagagaaaatttgaaataaaagataaataaatcaattattgTCCATCTAGGCATTCTATAAACAAGATTGGTCACATATGCATTCATATTATTAGAATCCCATTATAaacttagttttttaaaatcttacaaaacgttaaaaaaatattttctaaattcaattttttttattttttaatatattttggaacaAAAATATAAGGCAATACAATATTCTTCTTCAGGcaatacaatatttttaaaatacttgtAGCCGTGGTTCATCTATTATTCTTCTTCAGAAAAATTGAGCTTTCataaacaaactttttttctttatacttCTTCATCTTACTCTCTCTTATTCTCTCACATCGATTTGTCTTACCATATTTGTGGCACTCAGAATTTTCCAAACAGAACCTCGATCAGAATTCTATTAATTCTCTGTTATTAGAAGGTAGAGCAGGCATTTCTTAATAGTTTTGTGGTTTATAAATATTCAGAGCTTCATATATATTCTAGGTAAAAATTATGATTCAAACAGATTAAAATGGATTTTGGTAGCTTTGATTTCTTTGCATGAGTTGGACTTATTATATTTAGTACTCATGTTGCTTTGATTCGTTCTATTAGTTGTACGTAGTTACGCTTCAGTTGCTTagcttttgatttatttcatgAAAAGAGTTTGTTTTGCTATTGGTGATACGTAAATAATTTGTTCACATTGTGGCTGATCCactttcatgatttttttatattttacgtGTGTATTGCTTTTGTGCAGATATGGAAAATGAATGTCCAAAGCGTCTATTTAAAGATGGAAAAGAGCCACTAGTGGAAAAGATAAATAACAGCTGCAAAATGTCTCTTATGAGCAAACTAAAGGAAGCATTGCCATCAGAGTATGATGAAGTGAAGAGAGATCCAGTGTTCGCTCATGTCTTTGCAATACacgaaaataaattaagttatTCAGCTCGCTTTGTACACTGCATCATGTGTAGGCAATTggtaacaaagaaaaatcatgagttatggtttgtgtttggacGAAAACCACTTAGATTTTCACTCCAAGAATTTTATGCAGTAAGTGGACTCAAATACATTGATGATGGGAGGTGTGATTATGAGAATTGGAAAGATGATAAAGGATTTTTGAGTAAATTGTTGAAGAGAGATGGACATATTTGCATAAAGAAGTTGTTGGATGACATAGATAATGTAAAGAAGTGGACTCGGGAGGATAGAATCCGTTTCGTCTATATTTGTGTGATAGGTGGGTTGGTCATGGCTAAGGGTGATACGAAAAAAAATCGATCATTTATAAATCAAGATGGTAATGGATCTTCGTAATGTTTGTAATTATCCTTGGGGGCTTAAAGCTTATGATTATCTACTAAATTGTATTGTGAAAAAGAtgtgatttgaaaaaaaaccgAAAGCTATGTTTTGGATGGATTCTCATATGCACTTCAAACATTGGATCATTGTTGGGAGAAAAAATTAATAGTGAATTGATCGAAGCTCCTAAATGCTCTAATTGGAAAGGCGCAGCAAAGGTTTCATATGAGGATATCATTTTTGTGGAGAGCACATTTACGTCAAATGTGAGTCTCTAAGTagcattattctttttttcttttctctttttaacaaaaaaaaatactacttaGAGACTACATTCAGTGTTAATTTCTTTTGGATTCTATAATATTAAagtgttattttatttttattgctaGATCTCCACATATGTCACAACATGCAGtgttactttatttttcttgccAGTTTccacatatgatttttttttttgtcaaacattccACATATGATTATCTACACtgatttttgaattgttttctgttttgtagGCTGTTGTTTATCCATTCATTTCTTATTCAGGAAATGAGGATGCAAAATTTGTATGGTCGGATGAAATCAAAAATGGTGAAGTGGATTATATGATTGATACTAGCAATCGATCCACGCTACGCGCGGTAGTTAGATTAAGGGGTATTCTGGGTTTTGTTgtgtattttatttctttggttACGTAAAGCCATATTTACGTTTCttgttgtatttgattttggttgcttatgttgttttgttggatattttatatacaaataggttttgcagtaagtataatttagtatgctgttttttctaaaaaaattgagaacatcttgtgtgtttttttggtttttcagatTTTTCAAGTAAAGGCTAGAAATCTCTAAAACTCAGGAGAATcgctttctctcttctttttctcttctttttcacgCATTAGCACATCCTGCATTATGAcgaaaattgttaaaaattagtatataatggtagatgaaattaatttaaatatatatatatatatatatatatctatcaaatAGTTGCAAACTAAAATGAAAGAGACAAATACATTAGTTTTAAATAGAACTGCAGTTACTGAATCTATGCATGCCATTTTATATAACTGTTTCAAAtggttttttccctttttattataACGTCTACTGATTTCGTCAGTTTAAAGTGAATGCATTGACTAAACTTATGCATGCCATTTTTAAAGTGAATGCATTAATCTTCTGCAATATCactattatatttattagtAATAAAATATCGTAACGCTTAGTATCTGGTTTTTGCCTATAAAAGAAA is from Camelina sativa cultivar DH55 chromosome 20, Cs, whole genome shotgun sequence and encodes:
- the LOC104770456 gene encoding uncharacterized protein LOC104770456, translating into MATLESPLEALAFQYASFGVFAAVNNVWTWIAVVTAAVSFWRIRVTTIGDGDGHACVLLEESRTGPVKETVARVKETVTKTPQSITATVKETVAQVKETITKTEPLTCDDGVTKGKKLTMYYEVDVDSDGGRCIDGELTAVTGDYGGGLGDCGGEWWGKWEGVVRMRNGDDSWYRYVDLTVINGNVVRLWDDNRTSNGRSCLNLE